CCAACAACGTGCTGGCCGTGTTCCGTTACCCCAAGGGACAGATTGTTGCCCCCACCAACCTGGAAGCCACCATTGACGGCGAGATCGTGGCGTACAGCGATATCTGCACCCACGCAGGCTGCTCGGTCAGCGACGACGACCAGCAGGAAGGTCAGATGAAGTGCCCCTGCCACTCGGGTCAGTACGATCCCAAGCGCGGCTGCATTGTGGTGGGCGGTCCGCCACCGCGTCCACTGGCGCAGCTGCCGATCAAGATGGACGGCGACAAGCTGGTGGTGGCCGGATTCTTCCTCGAAAATCCGTACCCGTTTACGGAGGCCGAATGGGAAGCCCGCAAGGAAGCAGTCAAGGCGCAGCTCGCATGAACTCCACCTTCTCTCAGGGACAGCATAAGGAGAACAGCGCATGAACCAATGGCTCGACGAACGCCTGCACATCTCGCGCCTGAACGACAAGTTCCTGCGCAAAGCCTTCCCCGTTCACCACAGCTTCTTCCTGGGTGAAATCACGTTGTTCAGCTTGATCATCCTGATCATTACCGGGATCGTGCTGGCGCTGTCCTACGAACCCAGCAACAGCCTGATCGTCAACTCCTTCGATCCGGGCACCGCCGACAAGCCCAACCTGATACCGGCGGCGTACCACTCGGCTCTCAAGATCAATGCCATGCCCTTCGGGGACATGCTGCGCCGCGTCCATCACTGGACCGCCAACATCATGGTGGCCGCTGCCGTCATTCACATGATGCGGATCTACTTCACGGGCGCCTTCAAGAAGCCCCGCGAGATCAACTGGTGGATCGGCATGCTGCTGCTGATCTTCACCGCCCTGACGGCCGTGACCGGCTACATCCTGCCCTACGACAACTACGCCTACAACACGGTTAAGGTGGTCTACGGTATTGCCGCCTCGATCCCCTGGATCGGCAGCTGGCTGGCGCAGGCGGCCTTTGCAGGCAACTTCCCTGGTGAGGGCATCATCCCGCGTATCTACGGCTACCACATCATGCTGCTGCCGGGCATTCTGCTGGCCCTGACGGGCGCGCATATGCTGCTGATGATCAAGCAGAAGCACACCCAGCCCCAGTACGCCAAGCGGATTGCCTACAAGAAGATCGTCGGTGTGCCGCTGCTGACCCAGCAGACCCCCATCATGTTGATGCTGACGCTGCTGTTCGCCGGGATCGTGCTGCTGTTCAGCGCGTTTATTCCCGTGCACCCGGTCGAGTTCTTCGGGCCGCCCAGCACCACACCGATTCAGAACATCAAGCCTGACTGGTACCTCCTGTGGGTGTTCGGCGCGCTGGCGATCATCCCCAGTTTCGAACTCACCATCTTCGGCGGCATCATCGGCTCAGAATTTGTCGGCGCGATCCTGCTGCCCACCGTGGTCATCGCCGCGATGTTCGCCGTCCCCATGCTGGACCGCAGCAAGGACAACAACTACTACGCCGAGAACCCCACCAATCACCCCGTGCGACTGGCTATCGGGACCTCGTTCATGGCGCTGCTGATCATCATGTCGGTGGCCGGGTACAAGCCGGATCTGATCAGCGCCAACGTGTTGACGACCGGTAACGCCAATACCGTGCTGTGGATCCTGATGTTCGTGGTTCCCGCTGTGACTTACTTCGCCACCATTGGAATCGTGCGCGGCATTCGTGCCCTGCGCGAGGCCGACGAGCGCGAGTCGCTGGCGCACTCCACCGCAGCCGCCGACGACTGAACCCTGTTACCGTAACCGCCCCGGCACCTGGCCAGGTGCCGGGGCGGTTTTTCTTATGCTATGCCTGTGGAACATCTCGCTTATCACCTAGCCCGTGAAGCCCGTAGCCTTGGTCTGGAATCGACCGATCTAGAAGGGGTCAGCCCCGAAACCGTGGTGGCTTTTGCCCAGCGCGTATTGAGTGAGCTGGCAGCGCTAGGCCTGATCCATGGCAGGGAAGAGCTGGA
This window of the Deinococcus humi genome carries:
- a CDS encoding ubiquinol-cytochrome c reductase iron-sulfur subunit; this encodes MTRYRKQDPEMTRRRFINAAMGTTATVGIVSLVGVLGTANPVFRLTRDKMPPVEGDVLVHASASKEGEIIKPSELSEQLIRAWPMGKDKEGNNLIRKGDPNNVLAVFRYPKGQIVAPTNLEATIDGEIVAYSDICTHAGCSVSDDDQQEGQMKCPCHSGQYDPKRGCIVVGGPPPRPLAQLPIKMDGDKLVVAGFFLENPYPFTEAEWEARKEAVKAQLA
- a CDS encoding cytochrome b, with product MNQWLDERLHISRLNDKFLRKAFPVHHSFFLGEITLFSLIILIITGIVLALSYEPSNSLIVNSFDPGTADKPNLIPAAYHSALKINAMPFGDMLRRVHHWTANIMVAAAVIHMMRIYFTGAFKKPREINWWIGMLLLIFTALTAVTGYILPYDNYAYNTVKVVYGIAASIPWIGSWLAQAAFAGNFPGEGIIPRIYGYHIMLLPGILLALTGAHMLLMIKQKHTQPQYAKRIAYKKIVGVPLLTQQTPIMLMLTLLFAGIVLLFSAFIPVHPVEFFGPPSTTPIQNIKPDWYLLWVFGALAIIPSFELTIFGGIIGSEFVGAILLPTVVIAAMFAVPMLDRSKDNNYYAENPTNHPVRLAIGTSFMALLIIMSVAGYKPDLISANVLTTGNANTVLWILMFVVPAVTYFATIGIVRGIRALREADERESLAHSTAAADD